The following coding sequences are from one Streptomyces dengpaensis window:
- a CDS encoding DUF5682 family protein yields MSGVPEGEVLVRGSGPLLLGVRHHGPGSARAVRAALRAAAPRVVLIEGPPEADALIPLAADKEMRPPVALLAHVVDEPGRSAFWPLAEFSPEWVAIRWALDHGVPARFIDLPATHTLAWGREESLSGDPWEDRPSDRSEEGAEDLSGDSESPSHAVRIDPLGVLAETAGYDDPERWWEDVVEHRGGAGVGADPFAPFAVLEEAMGALREAFGAWGHDRDLVREAYMRLQVRAAQREFGDDVAVVCGAWHVPALRQKSTVGADRALLKGLPKAKADLTWVPWTHRRLARVSGYGAGIDSPGWYGHLFGAPDRPIERWMTKVARLLRDEDRSVSSAHVIEAVRLADTLAAMRGRPLPGLTETTDAVRAVMCEGSDVPLSLVRDQLVVGDVLGEVPESAPAVPLQRDLARLQRRLRLKPEALERELELDLRKETDAERSRLLHRLRLLSVEWGEPTASRGSTGTFRETWWLRWEPELSVRVAEAGVWGTTVLAAATAKAEADAVAAPSLADVTALAERCLLAELPDALPVVMRVLADRAALDADVGHLAQALPALVRSLRYGDVRGTDTHALTDVAAGLAERVFVGLPPACAALDAEAAEDMRRHVDAVHGAVGLLGETGTVSPDGPPPSAGIRGRWHSALRVLAGRDTVPGVIRGRAVRLLLDEGELAQDEAARLMGLVLSPGTAPGDAAAWIEGFVGGGSGGGMLLVHDERLLGMVDAWLAGVPAEAFTDVLPLLRRTFSAYEAGVRRTLGELVRRGPGARGSRAVATSGMPGFAPDLDLERADAVLPVLSLLLGLDESDDDNLVEAAR; encoded by the coding sequence ATGTCCGGTGTACCGGAGGGCGAGGTGCTCGTGCGGGGCAGCGGACCGCTGCTGCTCGGCGTACGGCATCACGGGCCGGGGTCCGCGCGGGCCGTGCGGGCCGCGTTGCGGGCGGCGGCTCCCCGGGTCGTGCTGATCGAGGGGCCCCCGGAGGCGGACGCCCTCATCCCGCTCGCCGCCGACAAGGAGATGCGGCCCCCGGTCGCGCTCCTCGCCCATGTCGTGGACGAGCCCGGCCGCTCGGCCTTCTGGCCGCTGGCCGAGTTCTCACCCGAATGGGTGGCGATCCGGTGGGCCCTGGACCACGGAGTCCCGGCCCGCTTCATCGACCTTCCCGCGACCCACACCCTGGCGTGGGGGAGGGAGGAGTCCCTCTCGGGGGACCCGTGGGAGGACCGGCCCTCCGACCGCTCGGAGGAAGGGGCGGAGGACCTTTCGGGAGACAGCGAGTCACCTTCGCACGCCGTGCGGATCGACCCCCTCGGCGTGCTCGCCGAGACGGCCGGTTACGACGACCCCGAGCGCTGGTGGGAGGACGTGGTCGAGCACCGGGGCGGGGCGGGGGTCGGGGCCGATCCGTTCGCGCCGTTCGCCGTGCTGGAGGAGGCGATGGGGGCGCTGCGGGAGGCGTTCGGGGCCTGGGGACACGACCGCGACCTGGTGCGGGAAGCGTATATGCGGCTCCAGGTGCGGGCGGCGCAGCGGGAGTTCGGGGACGACGTGGCCGTGGTGTGCGGGGCCTGGCACGTGCCCGCGCTGCGGCAGAAGAGCACGGTCGGTGCCGACCGGGCGCTGCTCAAGGGGCTGCCCAAGGCGAAGGCCGACCTGACGTGGGTCCCGTGGACGCACCGCCGACTGGCGCGGGTCAGTGGGTACGGCGCGGGCATCGACTCGCCGGGTTGGTACGGGCATCTGTTCGGCGCCCCCGACCGCCCGATCGAGCGGTGGATGACCAAGGTGGCCCGCCTGCTGCGCGACGAGGACCGGAGCGTTTCGTCGGCCCACGTCATCGAGGCGGTGCGACTGGCCGACACGCTCGCCGCGATGCGCGGCCGCCCGCTGCCGGGACTGACCGAGACCACCGACGCCGTACGGGCCGTGATGTGCGAGGGCTCGGACGTGCCGCTGTCGCTCGTGCGGGACCAGCTCGTGGTCGGGGACGTGCTGGGGGAGGTACCGGAGTCCGCCCCCGCGGTGCCCTTGCAGCGCGATCTCGCACGGCTCCAGCGGCGGCTGCGGCTCAAACCGGAGGCGTTGGAGCGGGAGTTGGAGCTCGACCTGCGCAAGGAGACCGACGCCGAGCGCAGCAGGCTGCTGCACCGGCTGCGGCTCCTCAGCGTGGAGTGGGGCGAGCCCACCGCCTCGCGCGGCAGCACGGGCACCTTCCGGGAGACCTGGTGGCTGCGCTGGGAGCCGGAGCTGTCGGTGCGGGTCGCCGAGGCCGGCGTATGGGGCACGACGGTCCTGGCCGCGGCGACGGCCAAGGCCGAGGCGGACGCCGTCGCCGCACCCTCGCTGGCGGATGTCACGGCACTCGCTGAGCGCTGCCTCCTGGCCGAACTCCCGGACGCGCTGCCCGTGGTGATGCGGGTCCTCGCCGACCGGGCCGCCCTCGACGCGGACGTCGGTCACCTCGCCCAGGCTCTGCCCGCCCTGGTCCGCTCCCTGCGCTACGGCGATGTGCGCGGCACGGACACCCACGCCCTCACCGATGTCGCGGCCGGTCTCGCCGAGCGCGTCTTCGTCGGCCTCCCACCGGCCTGCGCGGCCCTCGACGCCGAGGCCGCCGAGGACATGCGACGCCATGTGGACGCGGTGCACGGCGCGGTGGGGTTGCTGGGGGAGACGGGCACGGTGTCGCCTGACGGCCCACCGCCCTCGGCGGGCATACGCGGTCGCTGGCACTCCGCGCTCCGGGTGCTGGCCGGGCGGGACACCGTCCCCGGGGTGATCCGCGGGCGGGCGGTGCGACTGCTGCTCGATGAGGGCGAGTTGGCGCAGGACGAGGCCGCGCGACTCATGGGGCTCGTGCTGTCGCCGGGGACGGCACCCGGGGACGCGGCCGCGTGGATCGAGGGCTTCGTCGGGGGCGGCTCCGGCGGAGGGATGCTGCTCGTGCACGACGAGCGGCTGCTCGGGATGGTGGACGCGTGGCTGGCGGGCGTGCCGGCGGAGGCGTTCACCGATGTACTGCCGTTGCTGCGGCGGACGTTCTCGGCATACGAGGCCGGGGTGCGCAGGACGTTGGGCGAGCTGGTCCGGCGTGGGCCGGGAGCGCGGGGGAGCCGGGCGGTTGCCACCTCCGGGATGCCCGGGTTCGCGCCCGACCTCGACCTCGAGCGCGCGGATGCCGTACTGCCGGTGCTGAGCCTGCTGCTGGGGCTGGACGAGTCCGACGACGACAACCTTGTGGAGGCGGCCCGATGA
- a CDS encoding ATP-binding protein: MSVSVEPTSVDAPAGESAGAPAGERAGASAGARAGVPAEGAGEALRPHAEDAFAAELAALAAQDDRPRPARWRLSPWAVATYLLGGTLPDGTVITPKYVGPRRIVEVAVTTLATDRALLLLGVPGTAKTWVSEHLAAAVSGDSTLLVQGTAGTPEEAIRYGWNYAQLLAHGPSRDAIVPSPVMRAMAEGMTARVEELTRIPADVQDALITILSEKTLPIPELGQEVQAVRGFNLIATANDRDRGVNDLSSALRRRFNTVVLPLPESADAEVDIVSRRVDQIGRSLDLPAVPDGIDEIHRVVTVFRELRDGITADGRTKLKSPSGTLSTAEAISVVTNGLALAAHFGDGVLRASDVAAGILGAVVRDPAADRVIWQEYLEAVVRERDGWKDFYRACREVSA; this comes from the coding sequence ATGTCCGTGTCCGTTGAACCGACGTCCGTCGACGCGCCCGCAGGAGAGAGCGCGGGGGCACCTGCGGGAGAGCGCGCCGGGGCATCCGCGGGCGCGCGTGCGGGCGTGCCCGCGGAAGGAGCGGGCGAGGCACTGCGGCCACACGCCGAAGACGCCTTCGCTGCCGAACTCGCCGCGCTCGCCGCGCAGGACGACCGGCCTCGCCCGGCCCGCTGGCGGCTGTCGCCGTGGGCCGTCGCGACGTATCTGCTGGGTGGCACCCTGCCGGACGGCACTGTCATCACGCCCAAGTACGTGGGACCGCGCCGCATCGTCGAGGTCGCCGTCACCACGCTCGCCACCGACCGGGCGCTGCTCCTGCTCGGCGTGCCCGGCACCGCGAAGACCTGGGTGTCCGAGCACCTGGCCGCGGCCGTCAGCGGCGACTCGACCCTGCTCGTGCAGGGCACGGCCGGGACGCCGGAGGAGGCGATCCGCTACGGCTGGAACTACGCGCAGCTGCTAGCGCACGGCCCCAGCCGGGACGCGATCGTGCCCAGCCCCGTCATGCGGGCCATGGCCGAGGGCATGACGGCCCGCGTCGAGGAGCTGACCCGCATCCCGGCCGACGTGCAGGACGCGCTGATCACGATCCTGTCCGAAAAGACCCTGCCGATACCGGAGTTGGGGCAGGAGGTGCAGGCCGTCCGCGGCTTCAACCTGATCGCCACGGCCAACGACCGCGACCGCGGGGTCAACGATCTGTCGAGCGCCCTGCGCCGCCGCTTCAACACGGTGGTGCTGCCGCTGCCGGAGAGCGCGGACGCCGAGGTCGACATCGTCTCGCGCCGCGTCGACCAGATCGGCCGCTCCCTCGACCTGCCCGCCGTGCCGGACGGCATCGACGAGATCCACCGCGTCGTCACGGTCTTCCGCGAGCTGCGCGACGGGATCACGGCCGACGGGCGTACGAAGCTGAAGTCGCCCAGCGGCACGCTCTCCACCGCCGAGGCGATCTCCGTCGTCACCAACGGCCTCGCGCTGGCCGCCCACTTCGGCGACGGCGTCCTGCGGGCGAGCGATGTCGCCGCCGGCATCCTCGGCGCCGTCGTCCGCGACCCGGCGGCCGACCGCGTCATCTGGCAGGAGTACCTGGAAGCGGTCGTCCGCGAGCGGGACGGCTGGAAGGACTTCTACCGGGCCTGCCGGGAGGTGAGCGCATGA
- a CDS encoding SWIM zinc finger family protein: MTQQAVRWTADQVLALAPDTASRKAGSKLGAAGPWSEAGSSDEGTVWGLCRGSGSKPYQTVIDIADSTGPAYKCSCPSRKFPCKHALGLLLLWAGADGTVARGPAPDWAEQWIEGRRQRAGQKRTAGGASGASPSGDPEAARRRAERRAERITAGAAELEQRLADLLRGGLATAEQAGYGLWEETAARMVDAQAPGLATRVRELGAIPSSGPGWPVRLLEECALLHLLDQGWLRRERLPDGLAATVRSRVGLSGSADGPPIRDRWLVLAQYDTADTRLTTRRIWLYGAESGRTVLLLSYGAAGRAPGLALPVGLAFEAEVSSYPGAGQLRAALGEQFTPPAPAPIRPPGLTTLEAAVRYGEALRADPWLDSYPVTLDRVVPTPDGDAWQLADAEGDSALPLTPSAQSRPELWRLVALSGGAPVTVFGECGHRGFTPLTAWAEGAGEAVAMCSTS; the protein is encoded by the coding sequence ATGACTCAGCAGGCGGTGCGCTGGACGGCGGATCAGGTGCTGGCACTGGCGCCTGACACCGCGTCACGCAAGGCGGGCAGCAAGCTCGGCGCGGCGGGGCCGTGGTCGGAGGCAGGCAGTTCTGACGAGGGGACGGTATGGGGACTGTGCAGGGGAAGTGGCAGCAAGCCGTATCAGACGGTCATCGACATCGCGGACTCCACCGGGCCCGCCTACAAATGCAGTTGTCCGAGTCGAAAGTTCCCGTGCAAGCACGCGCTGGGGCTGCTGCTGCTCTGGGCGGGCGCGGACGGCACGGTGGCGCGGGGGCCGGCGCCGGACTGGGCCGAGCAGTGGATAGAGGGGAGAAGACAGCGCGCCGGACAGAAGAGGACGGCGGGCGGGGCATCTGGAGCGTCGCCGTCGGGTGATCCGGAGGCAGCGCGGCGCCGGGCTGAGCGGCGTGCCGAGCGGATCACCGCGGGGGCGGCCGAGTTGGAGCAGCGGCTGGCGGATCTGCTCCGCGGCGGCCTCGCCACGGCCGAGCAGGCGGGGTACGGGCTGTGGGAGGAGACAGCGGCCCGGATGGTCGACGCCCAGGCACCCGGCCTGGCCACGCGAGTGCGGGAGTTGGGGGCGATCCCGTCGTCCGGTCCGGGCTGGCCGGTGCGCCTGCTGGAGGAGTGCGCGCTGCTCCATCTCCTCGACCAGGGCTGGCTGCGGCGCGAGCGGCTGCCGGACGGCCTTGCCGCGACGGTCCGTTCACGGGTCGGACTGTCCGGCTCGGCGGACGGCCCGCCGATACGGGACCGCTGGCTGGTCCTCGCCCAGTACGACACGGCGGACACCCGTCTCACGACACGCAGGATCTGGCTGTACGGCGCGGAATCCGGCCGTACGGTGCTGCTCCTCTCCTACGGGGCGGCCGGCCGCGCACCGGGGCTGGCGCTGCCCGTGGGGCTGGCCTTCGAGGCGGAGGTGTCCTCGTACCCGGGCGCCGGTCAGCTACGGGCCGCGCTGGGCGAGCAGTTCACGCCCCCCGCCCCCGCGCCGATACGACCACCGGGGCTGACCACGCTCGAGGCCGCCGTCCGCTACGGCGAAGCCCTGCGGGCCGACCCCTGGCTGGACTCCTACCCCGTGACCCTTGACCGGGTCGTCCCCACCCCGGACGGCGATGCCTGGCAACTCGCCGACGCCGAGGGCGACTCGGCTCTTCCCCTGACCCCCTCCGCCCAGTCCCGCCCCGAGCTGTGGCGCCTCGTCGCCCTCTCCGGCGGCGCTCCCGTCACGGTCTTCGGCGAGTGCGGCCATCGGGGCTTCACTCCGCTGACGGCTTGGGCGGAGGGGGCGGGGGAGGCGGTAGCGATGTGCTCGACCTCCTGA